In a single window of the Blastopirellula retiformator genome:
- a CDS encoding class I SAM-dependent methyltransferase: protein MAGKSQPRWQLPSGVTRGTMDYVESPAIADDYDEYFAFSDLFQFDEAVVAESIPPTGLVADLGCGTARALVPLVRRGNRGLAVDLSAEMLRVVAEKAKLDDLDITCVQANLVDLSAIETNSVDHAICLFSTLGMIHGAENRAAFLTHVKRILKPGGKFVVHVHNFWFNLFEPSGFSWVMLHLFRSYVRKWHERGDKYYHYRNIPNFFLHVFSRGELLRALKAPGLEIDRVVPLAMNRQNRLRASWLFGGLRASGWIVVCSA, encoded by the coding sequence ATGGCCGGCAAATCTCAACCTCGATGGCAGCTTCCCAGCGGCGTAACCCGCGGCACGATGGATTACGTCGAGTCGCCGGCGATCGCGGATGACTACGACGAATACTTCGCCTTCAGCGACCTGTTTCAGTTTGACGAAGCGGTCGTCGCCGAGTCAATTCCTCCTACCGGCCTAGTCGCCGATCTTGGCTGTGGAACGGCTCGGGCGCTCGTTCCGCTCGTCCGCCGCGGCAATCGGGGCCTGGCGGTTGATCTGTCGGCCGAGATGCTGCGGGTCGTCGCCGAGAAGGCGAAGCTCGACGATCTCGATATTACGTGCGTGCAGGCCAACCTGGTCGACCTAAGTGCGATCGAAACCAATTCGGTCGATCATGCGATCTGTCTCTTCAGCACGCTGGGCATGATCCATGGCGCCGAAAACCGCGCCGCGTTCCTCACCCACGTAAAACGAATCCTCAAGCCGGGCGGCAAGTTCGTGGTGCACGTCCACAACTTTTGGTTCAACCTGTTTGAGCCAAGCGGATTCAGCTGGGTGATGCTGCACCTGTTTCGCTCGTATGTGCGGAAGTGGCATGAGCGGGGCGACAAGTACTACCACTACCGCAACATCCCGAACTTCTTCCTGCACGTCTTCAGTCGTGGCGAGCTACTGCGAGCCCTGAAAGCCCCGGGGCTGGAAATCGACCGCGTCGTGCCACTGGCGATGAATCGACAAAACCGCCTGCGAGCGAGCTGGCTCTTCGGCGGATTGCGGGCCAGCGGCTGGATCGTGGTTTGCTCGGCATAG
- the bioD gene encoding dethiobiotin synthase, whose product MTGKPPLGLFITGNNTEVGKTYVSALIARQIVASGIRLGVYKPAASGCRLEAGGLVAEDAVQLWEAAGRPGTLDEVCPQKFAAPLAPHLAARAEGKELDAGLLRRGAEVWADRCDLLLVEGAGGLMSPMSDAEYVADLAADFGYPLIVVAANRLGVINETMQTLITASVVKGGSLQTAGVILNDLAPQPDDVSRDSNFEQLQKRCEPPMLAHVPYAAPQLPQEIDWVALAQGKITDG is encoded by the coding sequence ATGACTGGCAAACCGCCCCTGGGGCTCTTTATCACTGGCAATAACACCGAAGTCGGTAAGACCTACGTATCGGCCCTGATCGCGCGGCAGATCGTCGCGTCCGGAATTCGGCTGGGGGTCTACAAGCCGGCGGCCAGCGGTTGTCGGCTGGAAGCGGGGGGCTTGGTCGCTGAAGACGCGGTACAGCTGTGGGAAGCGGCCGGGCGTCCGGGGACACTGGATGAGGTTTGCCCGCAAAAGTTCGCCGCTCCTCTGGCGCCCCATCTGGCGGCTCGAGCCGAAGGGAAAGAGCTAGACGCGGGGCTGCTTCGCCGCGGGGCCGAAGTCTGGGCCGATCGCTGCGACCTGCTGTTGGTCGAAGGGGCTGGCGGCTTGATGTCGCCGATGTCGGACGCGGAATACGTCGCCGACCTAGCTGCCGATTTCGGCTATCCGCTGATCGTTGTCGCCGCGAATCGGCTGGGTGTGATCAACGAAACGATGCAGACGCTGATCACCGCATCGGTCGTCAAAGGGGGCAGTCTGCAAACCGCCGGGGTAATTCTGAACGACCTCGCCCCGCAGCCCGATGATGTGAGCCGAGACAGCAACTTCGAGCAGCTCCAAAAACGCTGCGAGCCGCCGATGCTGGCCCACGTACCGTATGCCGCACCGCAGTTGCCGCAAGAGATCGATTGGGTGGCGCTGGCGCAGGGGAAAATAACCGACGGTTAG
- a CDS encoding DNA-methyltransferase, producing the protein MPKVAIDKLKNEDCIQGMKKLPDGSVDLVFADPPFNIGFKYDVYDDRRSADEYLEWSRGWMEQVVRVLKEDGSFWLAIGDDFAAELKVLATRDLGLHCRNWVVWYYTFGMHCKAKFTRSHTHLYYFVRDPEKFTFNDTPIRVPSARMLVYGDRRANPKGRIPDDTWVLRPQDIPDSFQAEEDTWHFPRVAGTFKERAGFHGCQMPEQLLGRIIKVSSSEGETVLDPFAGSGSTLVVSKKLGRRFLGFEMSPEYATAAQSRIDEVKSGDPLTGSPEPSVSAPSTAKGRHVDDVKPQKRTAKKRATAKK; encoded by the coding sequence TTGCCGAAGGTCGCGATCGATAAGCTGAAGAACGAAGACTGCATCCAAGGGATGAAAAAGCTGCCGGACGGTTCGGTCGATTTGGTCTTCGCCGATCCGCCGTTCAACATCGGCTTTAAGTACGACGTCTACGACGATCGCCGCTCGGCCGATGAATACCTGGAGTGGAGCCGCGGCTGGATGGAGCAGGTCGTCCGCGTGCTGAAAGAGGATGGCAGCTTTTGGTTGGCGATCGGCGACGACTTTGCCGCCGAGCTGAAGGTGCTGGCGACGCGCGATCTGGGACTTCACTGTCGCAACTGGGTCGTCTGGTACTACACCTTCGGTATGCACTGCAAGGCGAAGTTCACTCGCAGCCATACCCATCTGTATTACTTCGTTCGCGATCCCGAGAAGTTTACCTTCAACGATACGCCGATCCGCGTGCCATCGGCGCGGATGTTGGTCTACGGCGATCGCCGCGCTAATCCGAAGGGGCGCATCCCGGATGATACCTGGGTGTTGCGGCCGCAAGATATTCCCGACAGCTTCCAGGCCGAAGAAGATACGTGGCACTTTCCGCGGGTCGCCGGCACGTTCAAAGAGCGGGCCGGGTTTCATGGTTGCCAGATGCCGGAACAACTGCTCGGCCGGATCATCAAGGTCTCTAGCAGCGAAGGAGAGACGGTGCTCGATCCGTTCGCGGGCAGCGGTTCGACGTTGGTCGTCTCCAAGAAGCTGGGACGGCGGTTCCTTGGTTTCGAGATGTCGCCGGAATATGCGACGGCCGCGCAGTCTCGCATCGACGAGGTGAAGTCGGGCGATCCGCTGACCGGTTCGCCAGAGCCTTCGGTCAGCGCTCCCAGCACCGCCAAAGGCCGTCACGTGGATGATGTGAAGCCGCAGAAGCGAACCGCCAAGAAACGGGCGACCGCCAAAAAGTAA
- a CDS encoding ATP-binding response regulator, which yields MSHLLVVDDAAVDRKLVGGLLESQTHYQVEYASNGLDALEQIEAKLPLAVITDLQMPDMDGMQLVAQLREHYPTVPAILITGYGSEDIALQALLQGAADYVPKDTLAKELAHSVESVLQISDRERPQTRLSHCLQYEELRYEIENDVSLVGPLVSKLQQSTVEFGIVDQHGSIRLGKAIAEAIRNAIYHGNLEISSSHLDHPDEAAAVRREEAPYTHRRVHVRANLAPDQARFMIRDEGNGFDLGQLPDVQLDPSRLTQAEKRGLVLIHTFVDEVIFNESGNEVTLVVNSPAYV from the coding sequence ATGAGCCATCTGCTCGTCGTGGACGATGCGGCGGTCGATCGAAAATTGGTCGGCGGCCTGCTCGAAAGCCAAACTCACTACCAGGTCGAATACGCATCCAATGGCCTCGATGCGCTCGAACAAATCGAGGCGAAGTTGCCCCTGGCGGTGATCACCGACCTGCAGATGCCTGACATGGACGGCATGCAACTGGTCGCGCAGCTGCGCGAGCACTATCCGACCGTGCCGGCGATCTTGATCACCGGCTACGGCAGCGAAGACATCGCCCTGCAGGCGCTGCTGCAAGGCGCGGCCGACTACGTGCCGAAAGATACGCTCGCCAAAGAATTGGCCCACTCGGTCGAAAGCGTCCTGCAGATCTCTGATCGCGAGCGACCGCAGACGCGGCTGTCGCACTGTTTGCAGTACGAAGAGCTGCGTTACGAAATCGAAAACGACGTCAGCCTGGTAGGACCGCTTGTCTCCAAACTACAGCAGTCGACCGTCGAGTTTGGCATTGTCGATCAGCATGGTTCGATTCGACTAGGCAAGGCGATTGCCGAGGCGATTCGCAATGCGATCTACCACGGAAATCTCGAGATCTCGTCCAGCCACTTGGATCATCCCGACGAAGCGGCCGCCGTCCGTCGCGAAGAGGCGCCGTACACCCACCGTCGAGTCCATGTCCGGGCGAATCTGGCGCCAGATCAGGCGCGCTTCATGATTCGGGACGAAGGGAACGGCTTCGACCTGGGGCAACTGCCCGACGTGCAGCTTGATCCGTCGCGCCTGACCCAGGCCGAAAAGCGCGGCTTGGTGCTGATTCATACGTTTGTCGATGAAGTGATCTTCAACGAGTCGGGGAACGAGGTGACGCTGGTGGTCAACTCGCCGGCTTACGTCTAG
- a CDS encoding fatty acid desaturase family protein — translation MSLADTHSSISQQRATARPEVSLANARRIVHDLLKPNPVIFWTDMLVSFAIGATAFHFVKFCPVFSVAQIGLFLLSCLMFYRLAMFIHEMVHMRTGTFTYFRIVWNILIGIPFLMPSFVYYTHLDHHRRKHYGTDKDGEYLPMGQTGRWQLILFVLSSFVIPPIVVFRCLVLTPLTWVSPKLRQFVYTHLSSMIIDPTYIRPLPTAQAVRIMRLQETACFLWCLGIAIAVVTVGEYPYPFILQAYLTGVTVLMLNAIRTLGAHRYNNDEGEMTFLEQLLDSVNYPHRPWITELWGPTGTRYHALHHLFPSLPYHNMPEAHRRLMEQLPEDAPYRQTNRVTLFSGVIDLWRRSKEVERRNAAQRRAARQQETDSAAC, via the coding sequence ATGAGTCTCGCCGATACGCATTCCTCGATTTCGCAACAACGCGCTACCGCTCGCCCCGAAGTTTCGCTGGCCAATGCCCGGCGGATCGTCCACGATCTATTGAAACCGAATCCAGTCATTTTTTGGACCGACATGCTGGTTTCGTTTGCGATTGGGGCCACGGCGTTTCACTTTGTGAAGTTCTGCCCCGTCTTCTCGGTGGCTCAGATCGGCCTGTTCCTGCTGAGCTGTTTGATGTTTTATCGCCTGGCGATGTTCATCCACGAGATGGTTCATATGCGAACCGGGACCTTCACCTACTTTCGCATCGTCTGGAACATCTTGATCGGTATTCCGTTCCTGATGCCTTCATTCGTTTATTACACCCATCTCGATCATCATCGCCGCAAGCACTACGGCACCGATAAAGATGGGGAGTACTTGCCGATGGGTCAGACGGGGCGGTGGCAGTTGATTCTGTTCGTCTTGAGCAGCTTCGTTATTCCGCCAATCGTCGTCTTTCGCTGCCTGGTGCTGACGCCGCTGACTTGGGTCAGCCCCAAACTGCGGCAGTTCGTTTATACCCACCTTTCGTCGATGATCATCGACCCCACCTACATTCGCCCGCTACCGACCGCCCAAGCGGTTCGTATCATGCGTCTGCAGGAGACCGCCTGCTTCTTGTGGTGCTTGGGAATTGCGATCGCCGTAGTCACGGTCGGCGAATATCCGTATCCCTTCATCCTGCAAGCGTACCTGACCGGGGTGACCGTGCTGATGCTAAACGCGATCCGCACTTTAGGCGCCCATCGCTATAACAACGACGAAGGGGAGATGACCTTCCTGGAACAACTGCTCGATTCGGTCAACTACCCGCACCGCCCGTGGATCACCGAACTATGGGGACCGACCGGCACCCGCTATCACGCGCTGCATCACCTCTTTCCGTCGCTGCCGTATCACAACATGCCGGAAGCGCATCGCCGCTTGATGGAGCAACTGCCGGAAGACGCCCCGTATCGGCAAACCAATCGGGTGACGCTCTTCTCAGGCGTGATCGACTTGTGGCGGCGCTCAAAAGAAGTGGAACGTCGTAACGCCGCCCAGCGCCGCGCCGCTCGCCAGCAAGAGACCGATTCGGCCGCTTGCTAG
- a CDS encoding beta-ketoacyl-[acyl-carrier-protein] synthase family protein: MAEPGEVVITGLGVVAPTGIGVPIFWNAMLEGKSGIAPLEQFSAPGFPANFGGEIRDFDPKVYVKPRKSLKVMCREIQTGFSAAAMAMEQAGLQPGSVDPDRLGVVYGSEMFFSNYDDMISAYQKCLQDGEFLFENWGDAFTSEINPLWMLKYLPNMPACHVGIYFDGRGHNNTICSDSISSHVALSEGVSQIRRGHVDAMIVGGTGSRVAINALMFRGPELLSHQNVDPSKACRPFDKDRDGTVHGEGAAALVLESRAAAEARGAQILAVVGGDACRFACTEKEQPFTSGAVSSSITAVLDDAKLTAQDVGAVIAHGVSMRSDDALEAAAIAETLGDVPVTAPKSMTGHIGAGCGALDLVTATMMLQESVVPATLNYETPDPGCPIKVVHSEPLSAPLKSVVSLTQNRTGQVTAVALKRA, translated from the coding sequence ATGGCAGAACCTGGCGAAGTTGTGATCACCGGCCTGGGCGTCGTCGCCCCGACCGGCATTGGCGTTCCCATTTTCTGGAACGCAATGCTGGAAGGAAAAAGCGGCATCGCCCCCCTTGAGCAGTTCTCGGCTCCGGGGTTCCCTGCAAATTTTGGCGGGGAGATTCGCGACTTTGACCCCAAGGTCTACGTCAAACCGCGGAAGAGCCTGAAGGTGATGTGCCGCGAGATCCAGACCGGGTTCTCGGCTGCTGCGATGGCGATGGAACAAGCGGGCCTGCAGCCTGGCAGCGTTGATCCCGATCGGCTGGGGGTCGTCTACGGCAGCGAGATGTTCTTCTCGAACTACGACGACATGATCTCGGCCTACCAGAAGTGCCTGCAGGATGGTGAGTTCCTGTTCGAGAACTGGGGGGACGCGTTCACCTCCGAAATCAACCCGCTTTGGATGCTGAAGTACCTACCGAATATGCCGGCCTGCCATGTCGGGATCTACTTTGACGGCCGCGGCCACAACAACACGATCTGTAGCGACTCGATCTCGTCCCACGTCGCCTTGTCGGAAGGGGTCTCGCAGATCCGTCGCGGGCACGTTGACGCGATGATCGTCGGCGGAACTGGTTCACGCGTGGCGATTAACGCGTTGATGTTCCGTGGCCCCGAACTGCTCTCGCACCAAAACGTCGACCCTAGCAAAGCTTGCCGTCCATTCGACAAAGACCGAGATGGCACCGTTCATGGCGAAGGCGCTGCGGCGTTGGTTCTGGAAAGTCGCGCGGCGGCCGAAGCTCGCGGCGCACAGATCTTGGCGGTGGTGGGCGGCGATGCGTGCCGCTTTGCCTGTACCGAGAAGGAACAGCCTTTCACCTCCGGCGCCGTCTCGAGCAGTATCACCGCTGTGCTAGACGACGCCAAGTTGACGGCCCAGGATGTCGGTGCGGTGATCGCCCATGGCGTCAGCATGCGATCGGACGACGCGTTGGAAGCGGCGGCGATTGCCGAAACGCTGGGCGACGTACCGGTGACCGCGCCCAAGAGCATGACTGGCCACATCGGCGCTGGGTGCGGCGCGCTTGATCTGGTGACCGCCACGATGATGCTGCAAGAGTCGGTCGTTCCGGCGACGCTCAACTACGAAACGCCTGATCCGGGCTGCCCGATCAAGGTCGTGCATAGCGAGCCGTTGTCGGCGCCGCTGAAGTCGGTCGTCAGCTTGACGCAAAACCGCACTGGTCAGGTTACCGCTGTCGCGCTGAAGCGAGCCTAA
- a CDS encoding glycerate kinase type-2 family protein gives MKRTAAQLQQDLLAIWKAGVDAVDSERLVRENVELAGNYLRLADIELDLADIERIYVVGAGKAGAGMAAGLEAALGADLMQAKRLSGLLSVPEDCVRQLSRIQLRGGRPAGVNAPTEAGVQITSEILSGVGQLGERDLCIALISGGGSALLPAPVAGITLADKQAITKYLSGAGADIVQLNTVRKQLSQIKGNGLATACRAGYLVSLIISDVLGDPLDVIASGPTVPDSATAADALQILHDFDGVDRPEFASIVEVLKKKRATEPEPTASVYNFVIGNNAVAVDAAGIEAERRGYSHAMTSARQSEGQAEAVGRHLAEMTLRMRDEKGPDCLITGGEPVVQLADEAERGLGGRNQQLTLAALERLQELSPNEPMTGMAILSGGTDGEDGPTDAAGAWIDAAGAAQAEALQLPAVDFLRRNDAYHFFQPLDRLLQTGPTHTNVCDLRVAVVDRIETASRK, from the coding sequence ATGAAACGTACCGCCGCCCAACTGCAACAAGACCTGCTCGCCATCTGGAAGGCAGGCGTCGACGCCGTCGATAGCGAGCGATTGGTGCGAGAGAACGTCGAACTGGCCGGCAACTACTTGCGCCTGGCCGATATCGAGCTGGACCTGGCCGACATCGAGCGGATCTACGTTGTTGGCGCCGGCAAGGCAGGCGCCGGGATGGCGGCCGGATTAGAAGCGGCGCTCGGCGCCGACCTGATGCAGGCGAAGCGACTATCGGGGCTGCTGAGCGTGCCCGAGGATTGCGTTCGCCAGCTATCGCGCATCCAGCTGCGCGGCGGTCGCCCGGCCGGCGTCAACGCGCCCACCGAAGCCGGCGTGCAGATCACCAGCGAGATCTTGAGCGGCGTAGGTCAGTTGGGCGAACGGGACCTGTGCATCGCCCTGATCTCGGGCGGCGGATCGGCGCTGTTGCCGGCGCCGGTCGCGGGAATCACGCTAGCCGACAAGCAAGCGATCACGAAGTATCTCAGCGGCGCCGGCGCCGATATCGTGCAACTGAATACGGTTCGCAAACAGCTCAGCCAGATCAAAGGGAACGGCTTGGCGACGGCGTGCCGCGCCGGGTATCTCGTTTCGCTGATCATCTCGGACGTGCTGGGGGATCCGCTCGACGTGATCGCCTCGGGCCCGACGGTACCTGACTCGGCCACCGCCGCTGACGCGCTGCAGATCTTGCATGACTTTGACGGCGTCGATCGGCCCGAGTTCGCATCGATCGTGGAAGTCTTAAAGAAGAAGCGAGCGACCGAGCCGGAGCCGACCGCCAGCGTTTACAACTTCGTCATCGGCAACAACGCCGTCGCGGTCGACGCCGCCGGGATCGAAGCGGAACGCCGCGGCTATTCGCACGCGATGACCTCGGCCCGGCAAAGCGAAGGGCAGGCCGAAGCGGTCGGGCGTCACCTGGCCGAAATGACGCTGCGGATGCGCGATGAGAAGGGGCCTGACTGCTTGATCACCGGCGGTGAGCCGGTCGTGCAACTGGCCGATGAAGCGGAGCGTGGCCTGGGAGGACGTAACCAACAGTTGACGCTGGCAGCGCTGGAACGACTGCAGGAGCTCTCGCCAAACGAGCCGATGACCGGTATGGCGATCCTCAGCGGCGGCACCGATGGCGAAGATGGCCCGACCGACGCGGCCGGCGCCTGGATCGATGCGGCAGGCGCTGCGCAGGCGGAAGCGTTGCAACTGCCGGCGGTCGATTTCTTACGCCGCAATGACGCCTATCACTTCTTTCAGCCACTCGATCGGCTGCTGCAAACCGGGCCGACTCATACCAACGTCTGTGACCTGCGAGTCGCGGTCGTCGACCGCATCGAAACCGCGTCGCGGAAGTAA